CACTGACGTAGTCGGTGATATAAGCATTATTTActttaaactattttatttctttttatataatataatataataactgaagttaaatataatattttggtCAGTATATCACAATATGCACTAGTGATGCACCGAAATGAAATGTTTCCTGAAACACTTAAACCGAAGTTAAGTTTTCATTTAGCTGAAAACCGAAAAAAGTTTTGTTAATTCAATTAAAGAGCTGAACTCTTTATGCTATTCAGGGCGTTGTTTTCAAGTGATAAATTAAACCAGTCATAGTAAAGTTCTTCTGCAAATTTGGTAAAATTTGTTTGTTCCACTCAGGCACTCCAAAACAGAAAATTCAGCCAAATATTTTCAGTTGTCAAAAATcactaatatatacatttttatagcaaactaaattaacatattaaacataagatataaaaaaataaaataaacatattacatattaaagtaatataatatataacaatattatacatattataatataaacatgtagaaaattacatgaattatgtatatgtatatgtgtttaTGTTCAAATAGAATACTgaattatattaacattttggtcaatttatcactatatacatatttttatagaaatgtaaTTCAAAGATtcagcacatttttttctttcttctaagctttaaaaaGGCATTTGCCATGATTCTATAGAACTTCTTTAACCAATTATACAGTTTGATATACTTAACTGGTATATCACCCACTAACACTGAAGATTCATTATACACTTTCATTACCTAACAATGCCAACAGGCCCATCACAGTCAGGACCGGTTTCCGTAGTAACTGCACGTGTGGCGGGTTTGTGTTGTTGATCTGGAATCGAGCGGTGAGCGTGCGCTGGGTAAACGGGTGTGGGTGGTAACTAAGGAAAGCATTGTCGTTGCTAAGCAGAGTGTAGTTGACGGTACTGTTCTGGTCAGCGATGAGCAGGTTCTGATGCTGTGAGATGACCTACAACACACCAGAGGCATGAAAGGAGAATACTGCACCAAATATACCTGACTCACTAAATTAACAAGCTTTAATGAATCTTTAAGGAATGCAAaaaatttaagaaataaaaattaagaccccattaaaaataaaaatattttgtgtctTTAGGTTTGaggtagggctgcacaatttggtgGAAAAGTGtaattgcgtttttttttttttttttttgaaaatagtaattatatatatatatatatatatatatatatattatactaatagttatttgattattatttaataattttactattatattattttattatgattatcattatgtgtgtatataatatatatatatatatatatatatatatataaatgtgtgtgtgtaatttattttaaatatttaaaatattataagttattattttattattatggtttttattattactaaatagaaacattaaacaaaacaagaaatattactatattaataattactataataactataataataataatattaataataaaaataacagttttgttttacagtacaagtgtatttatattatttatagcttttgttttaattttcagACATTAAACAATTTCGGTTTTCAGTACCTACTggctaataaaaatgttcatttgtcCTGCCCCAACTTTCTGTTTTAATAGGAAATACATCAGCTGAGGAATAACAATATTATTTGTCAAACCATTTAAAGGAGTTTTTGCTATTAAGGAATGGGCTCAGGACAATATGATTGGCTGACTGCAATTCTGCTCCAGGACCAGCAAAGCATGTTGAATGTTGTCCTCATGTAAAACACATTCAAGTACTGAAACAGATGGTGAAATGAGATATTAGAGCGAGAACAGAGAAACACAGAACTCTCGTCTACCTTAACCACCATGGCTGCGTAGGTGACATCCGCTCTCCAGGCGAGCGGTTTGTTCCAGCCAACCAGCGGATCAGCCTCGTCATTGAAGATCGGCACAGCATGAAACTGTGGAAACCGCTGCTGGATCTCCCGCACAGTGGCCACTTCCTGCTGCAGGATGGGTAACGAGCTTCCACCTCcctgaaaaacaaagaaatgcatactacaattatcaaaaatataattactcatttgtcatttatttgaCAGGTTTATCATAAGCGACTTGCAGTATACTAATTAAAGGAACAAGATTAAAGTCGACATGTAAAACTTTCTCTACACATTTTACTTCGGTTCTGGTATGTAATGTGATATTCAACAAGGTCAGGACTTGATTTCACATGGTATATTAGCATTTTATTATCACTTTTTACATAGCtcttgattctgattgatcAGAGTTTATTTTGCAGCTGGCCTTACTTATCATAAACTTTCATGTACCTTCTTGTGTAGTGCGATGTAGTCTAGCCTTACGTCGGTCTCTCCAGTAAAGTAGTTTGTGCCGTTGTAACAGTGCTGTAGCATCTCCCAGCAGTACGGCGAGCGGGGCGGAGAATGACAGGAGTCTCCCGGACCCCCGAACTTCAAGACCGGACTCGCTGCACGAAGGCCCTCAGAGCAGGCATCATAATAGTTCAGAAACCCTGGAGGAGTGGAGCAGGAAAATTCACTGTCACCACAATGAGACTGTTCTCAGCAGAACCACTAATTCTTCTATGAGGTAGCATTAAATTAAAACTTGTCAGACACTTTCTTGTTTTGTCCACACCACAAAGGCACATAATTTGTGTGTTCGAGAACACCATGTGCGGAAATACAACACAAAAACATGCTATCTAAACTGATCAGTAAAGACATCTgtagtgttacaaaagatttctatttcaaataagtgctgttctttttatgctgtccatcaaaaaatatctgtttccactaaaatattaagcaacactactgttttcaacattgatgataataagaaatgtttcttgagcagcaaatcagcatattagaatgatttctgaaggatcatgtgacactgaagactggagaaatgatgctgaaaatgaaaaaaatgaagccTATCTGAGAGCAAGACAGGAAAGAGAAGTTGGTGTGCAGGTGGGATAGTGTTGTGTGACTGCTGTGGTCTCAGAGTtaaagtttaaagggatagttcacccaaaaatgaaaattatcccatgagttaatcaccctcaagccatcctatgtgtatatgactttcttctttcagtcaaacacaatctaagttatattaaaaatatcctggatCTTTCAAGCTTTATTATGAGAGAGAATggtaccttttttttatttggagcccaaaaaagtgcatccatccatcataaaagtaatccatacggctccagggggttaataaaggccttttgaagcaaagcaatgcatttttgtaagaaaaatacccatATTTATATGACGCATGACGTATTTGTTTAAACCACGAGAGgtgtctactctcacctaagtgTTATGACCCTGCCTTTTCCTTCTTCGCCTGGTGATGGCAGTGTGGCGTCCGGATGTGACGTCACAGTTAAATTGGATAACTTATGGGTGGAGAGTATAAATATTTGGCTGATCTACCCAACAGTACTTCCTCTGGTAGAACGTAGTTCTCCAGAGAAGTCATTTGCtccaacttgttttcttttgttcttaATTACTTATCAACCTTTCTTACCCATTggattcttattttcttttgtttatttaataccCTAGAcattgtgttattttgtttggaaCAGACAATTTTCTAATAAATAACCTTGCAATTCAAAGaactcatttgtttgtgtggtCCTCTTTATGTGACGGTCAAGAACGAGCTGGCATACGCTTACGCTACACCTacatcatgcgtcgggtcagaggtcactcttcagACGGAACTCGACTTGTGTACAGATGttaccggaagccagtgattatagtttataatgttataaatatgaacatttttcttacaaaaacgcattgcttcacttcagaaggactttattcaccccctggagccgtgtggattacttttatgatggatggatgcactttttgagcttcaaaaaaaaaaaaaattggtaccattcactcccattataaagcttggaagagccaggatattttttaatataactctgattgtgtttggctgaaagaagatacacataggatggcttgagggtgagtaaatcatgggataattttcatttttgggtgaactatccctataagGCTGCTCAATGGGCTTAATTTAAGtagaaattttacatttaacacTTCTCCAAAACTTCATATACAAATTTCCCCAAAATACAGACATAAACATGGACCCTAGTTCAGTTTGGTGCAAATTACATGTCTATTTCAACATCTTCCCTCTACATGGTACAATAAAATTGTTGATTACCAGTTAACATATGAACATAAAAAATGCAGCTGCAATTACAGGGCCTGAGGTTATGGTACCCGCAAGACAAGGTCCCAGTGGGTctcaagacatttttaaaagttgggCATCCTGGACTATTATTAACTTGACATGGCATCTTAAATATGCAGCACTCAGTGCGGGATGTTTAAAGAACAGAGCAAGAGATGCAATGCAACATGCATGCCTATAAGAACACTGATATAAAGAAATTCCTTTTATGATCGACTCAGATGTAGGATTTCGAAACGGTATGTTtagacaaaattcaaaatgtcagaaaataTCATTGTTGCAATTAATTCAGCAGCATGACCCAAAGAATCTaacattttgtttctagccTATTTGGATTAAAACTTATAAGCAGAAATGACAAACTTACTGCAAGAGCAGCTTTGACTTTTTGGTGGTGCTAGATGCTTGAGACCACTAATTAAAATCAATTCCAAATGATTGAGACAGACTGACAGGGTTTTGGCTcagataacaaaatatatattagacTGTACCTTGGATTGACACAGTGATGTTGTCAAAGTCGTGGTTGTTGGGCTCATTCCACGTCTCGAAGTTCCACTGAGAGACAAAGCTGAGGCCATATTTCCCTGCACACATATAAAACAgcagaaacaaacacagtcaGACCTTTTGGAGATTTGTGGTAAAAGATCTGGGCTAGTAAACAAAAGGGTTAAAACTGCACAACAAGTGCTTCATGATCTATCATCACCATCTAAGACATTACAACTTCACTCTCATACTCACATATGTATCTTTTGGCGATCAAATAGACCAAATTTCTCCATTCAGTAACTTGTCTTTTGTCTTCAAAGTTGCTGAAGGTGCTGGACACACTGCCCATCAGTTCAAACCCTTTAAAAAGAAGCAATCCTCTTTGGCACAATGCAAAGTTGTGTTAAGTTAACCCTAGTGGCAGAACCTTAATGCAAGCATGGGTTTAACTGTAATATTTAGAATTTGAAAAATACCATTTGAAATCTTAGTCCTAAGACAGTAAAGCCAGTAGAAGATGAATACTTCTTGATCTCAGCCTTCTTGCCCGTTTCACCATCTCGTGCTCCATGTGCACCTGTGTGTGTTGCATTACATACCCGGCTGCAGTCCATTCTGCCAGAGAAGGTCAATCAGCTGGTCTAAGTGAGTGAAGTTGTAGTGATATTCTCCATTGTAAACTCTACATGAAAACCAGAGACAAATATATTAGTACTACAGTACACTACAACCATATAGTTTTCAAGGAGAatataaataatgcatttaagtaAAGATTATTTGTTGATGCACAAACAAAAAATCAGATAGTATGTCAAAAGCAGATTCCAAGAGAGATTATATGAGACATTTTGTAGCATTCATGTGATACAACGTACATCATCCACTGAAAACTAATGAAATcttggttacactttacaataaggtttaatttgttaacattagttaattatgttagttaacattaactaataatgaacaatacttctacagaatttattaatcttagtcaatgatcattttaatatttactaatacatttttaaagtccaAATTTGTATTTGggctgtgaactaacatgaacaaacaacgaCCAGTTCGATTTTTActaactaacattaaaaaagatgctttaaaaatatattgctcatttttagttcatgttagctaatgcattaacaaatgttaacaaatattgTAGTGTTACTGAAATCTTTAATAAACATCTGCACGATAAATTCTTGAAAACATAAATACTGCAACTTAAACAgtaaatcatttgaattttctcttaaaacgttgaatttaaattaaaaaaaaaaatcttttgaaaacaTCACTGCTTACTTGCAAGGTCACAGATTTTTAAACAGTGTTGGGTAAGaaattaattactagctactaattgCATCTTCAaaagtgtaattagattactgtactaattactctctctaaaaagtattggATTACTTATTgctaattactttctaaatcccatattaAAATCGAacagttgaacaatacaaggatagacaggagacattttaacattacattttgatgttaaatccactattgttttatatagaattgttgtatagtctatacagtatttaatgcaattacatcagtaataaagtaactaattaaattacagtaattatattacttagtaattaattacacccaacactgtttTTAAACAGAAAGAGATGAATGAGCATATTAGATATTAATATCAATCTTAATATTTgcatattattttttgtgtatgttatttatgaaaatatttcataatcaCCAAACAGAAGAAGAGAAAGTCTCTCTCTGGGAATATGGAGTAACTGACCGTGCGGAAACCAGCTCCAGCATCCAGTGTATCCGCACCTGCTGGATTCCTCTGTGCGGCACAGAGCCGATCAACGCCAGATTCATCTGCTGGTCTGGACTGAGATCATACAGGTGTGCATCAGTGTGCGGCTGTGGAGGGCTGCaaaaacacaagacaaaagTGAACGTTGTGCTTATTCATATTTACCCACTAAAACAATTACATAGACAGTGTTTTCCTGGAAATGCTGGGGTAGATGTCACTAACAAAAGAGTACAACAAGTTGCCTATAATGGTATaatcacatttaattcattctttcatttatttattaaataggGTAGCAGTTCAGGCATGTACCATAGTACTACTACTACTAGTGTATTACTACTACTTCTTGTGGTTTCCCTTAAAATAGTGTGTCAGTACCATTGTGAAAGTGATTGAGGTAATACAATGATAATTCATAAATGTGCACggtatttacataaattaatgGTAATTCATATAACACGGTATTTAAATGGCACTCCAATGTCCAAAgtagtaccatggtacttttttgcCGTAATATCAGCTGATACTCGCAGGCCAGTTTAGTGTATAACATTACAGTTTTATCCTACCAGAATCCAGTGCTTCTCCAAAAGTGCTTGAAGTTTCGTAGCGGCTTGTCAACATTCACTTGAACCTCCAGAGATGAAGATATAACAGACTGCTGCTGTTTTATCATCAGGAATAATATAAACACTGTCCATTTGAACGAACTGTGTTTACATCTATACATGCTGCTGACGTCACGTATAAACGTATTGATATATTATCTCATGTTTAAAATTTCGGAAATCGTATTCGGTGAcgttaaaaaatacttttctgTGCTCATAAAATATACGAGCTTCTATAAGCTCTCTTCAGAAAAGTTGGTGCTCTGACGTCATTGACTGGCGACTTTTGTTTTTAACAGCTGAATGTCGCGGCCTGCTGGTCTAAATGTGAAATGACTTCAATGAAAGGCactgaaaaatactttttttccacATCTACACTGCATTTATATTCATATAGTATACAGTACAATATAGTATAGTGACAATATAGTAGCCCAACCAATATATACACTCgtgttaatgtttaaatgtcctTGAGTCCTAATGTAAAACGCTTtcaaggacttttattttgttattattttattttgtcaatctttgtttgtttgtgtgttttttgaaaGCATCTGAAGCAACGtgacttttaatgctttagGATGATTCAGAAAAGATGTGGAAGACTTTGTAGGTCTTTTTTATTAGGAtcaattagttttattttagcaAATGTTGTTCTAACAGGCAagacttaaatatttatatagcacatttaatACAAAGTGCATAATATCGCCAGAAGAAATAGAAAATTATATAAGATACAGGTT
This Ctenopharyngodon idella isolate HZGC_01 chromosome 5, HZGC01, whole genome shotgun sequence DNA region includes the following protein-coding sequences:
- the idua gene encoding alpha-L-iduronidase isoform X1; the protein is MYRCKHSSFKWTVFILFLMIKQQQSVISSSLEVQVNVDKPLRNFKHFWRSTGFCPPQPHTDAHLYDLSPDQQMNLALIGSVPHRGIQQVRIHWMLELVSARVYNGEYHYNFTHLDQLIDLLWQNGLQPGFELMGSVSSTFSNFEDKRQVTEWRNLVYLIAKRYIWKYGLSFVSQWNFETWNEPNNHDFDNITVSIQGFLNYYDACSEGLRAASPVLKFGGPGDSCHSPPRSPYCWEMLQHCYNGTNYFTGETDVRLDYIALHKKGGGSSLPILQQEVATVREIQQRFPQFHAVPIFNDEADPLVGWNKPLAWRADVTYAAMVVKVISQHQNLLIADQNSTVNYTLLSNDNAFLSYHPHPFTQRTLTARFQINNTNPPHVQLLRKPVLTVMGLLALLGETQVQAQVLTDSSEVNSSVGVLATVHVPQVPYTADSWQTTVLLYNSRDNQTSSAADIISLRLTGIPQRVGLMYVTHYMDNNVTNPFKLWESMGSPDYPTAQQFTQLRSQEDPQTDGPLPVPSGGSLTLKTVLPVPSVLLIHVCAQSKEKPNQVNGVRFITVTKGQVLIIWKDHCIGTKCIKTYEVEFSKDETTFQRINHRDTIFTYFTYSPESLEVSGYYRVRAVDYWGRNGEYSVTEKYPENR
- the idua gene encoding alpha-L-iduronidase isoform X2, giving the protein MGSVSSTFSNFEDKRQVTEWRNLVYLIAKRYIWKYGLSFVSQWNFETWNEPNNHDFDNITVSIQGFLNYYDACSEGLRAASPVLKFGGPGDSCHSPPRSPYCWEMLQHCYNGTNYFTGETDVRLDYIALHKKGGGSSLPILQQEVATVREIQQRFPQFHAVPIFNDEADPLVGWNKPLAWRADVTYAAMVVKVISQHQNLLIADQNSTVNYTLLSNDNAFLSYHPHPFTQRTLTARFQINNTNPPHVQLLRKPVLTVMGLLALLGETQVQAQVLTDSSEVNSSVGVLATVHVPQVPYTADSWQTTVLLYNSRDNQTSSAADIISLRLTGIPQRVGLMYVTHYMDNNVTNPFKLWESMGSPDYPTAQQFTQLRSQEDPQTDGPLPVPSGGSLTLKTVLPVPSVLLIHVCAQSKEKPNQVNGVRFITVTKGQVLIIWKDHCIGTKCIKTYEVEFSKDETTFQRINHRDTIFTYFTYSPESLEVSGYYRVRAVDYWGRNGEYSVTEKYPENR